In a genomic window of Chaetodon auriga isolate fChaAug3 chromosome 1, fChaAug3.hap1, whole genome shotgun sequence:
- the sema6d gene encoding semaphorin-6D isoform X2, which yields MGQRAALLLSELLLLLLTASRTLLAISFPEDTVPLDVVDAHFSRRYPVFRGRPSGNESQHRLDFQLMTKIQDTLFIAGRDQVYLVSLRESYRNEIIPYRKLTWRSGQADREMCAVKGKHRDECHNFIKVLVPRNDDLVFICGTNGFNPMCRYYRLDNLEFDGEEINGLARCPFDSKQTNVALFAEGKLYSATVADFQASDSVIYRSMGDGSALRTIKYDSKWLKEPHFLHAAEYGNYVYFFYREIAVEHSNLGKVVYSRVARICKNDVGGSQRVLEKHWTSFVKARLNCSVPGESFFYFDVLQSITDIININGVPSVVGVFTTQMNSIPGSAVCAFSMADIEKVFWGRFKEQKTPDSVWTPFPEEKLPKPRPGCCAGYGPAASLKSSIEFPDDTLQFIKSHPLMDTAVPSIGDEPWFTKTRVRYRLTALAVDNEAGPHKNYTVVFIGAESGVVLKVLAKTSSVSLNDSLLLEEIDVFNKAKCLSNHEDDKRVLSLHVDKDAHSLYVAFSSCVIRIPLSRCERHSSCHKSCIASRDPYCGWKPHGACERIQAGVLSEYEQDIELGNTAHLGDCHDMEFSSAPVTVHPSGPIHPPVLIPTQSPSSGPGPELYGSGFVLQDDPATSHSLDSIPGGQEGVWDIQAGETNQMVHMNILITCVFAAFLMGALLAGLIVFCYRDSFLRKPRHVHKDAESAPSCSDSTGSFVKLNGLFDSPVKEYQTNIDSPKLYTNLLSNGKDVNTANGDTKTMILREGCQPPELAALPTPESTPVLQQKGLQPIKNQWERAQGKASGPRKESNSSVKSPQFLPSSTSPPNSNSHPPHLTLGHSHIPSAVVLPNATHDHPNFDNGDDTLPHSSEKKLKNPDPKGSRKDQKRSVDARNTLNDLLKHLNDSVANPKAILQEGSGPCPRQQLTLEPMEELTEVPPRVPSREASLYSPSSSLPRHSPTKRVDVPMPTTPTTPTGSLSMGGTLERQRGGYQLHRSASQRQSLSTSPNGVTMGVSVSRQHSMNRGGYMPPTPPSRLDSHGGVMGAGMHSAHPSSVSRQSSYSGHCSLPRTGLKRTPSIKPDVPPKPNGFSPQTPQMRVVNKYSY from the exons ATGGGCCAGAGAGCTGCGCTTCTGCtcagtgagctgctgctgctgctgctgacagcctCACGCACTCTCCTCGCAATCAGCTTCCCCGAGGACACCGTACCCCTCGACGTGGTTGACGCACACT TTTCACGGAGGTACCCTGTGTTCAGAGGCAGGCCCTCTGGCAATGAGTCACAGCACCGCCTTGACTTTCAGCTGATGACCAAGATACAGGACACTCTGTTCATCGCTGGCAG AGATCAGGTGTACCTAGTCAGTCTGAGAGAATCCTACAGGAATGAGATCATTCCTTACCGG AAGCTTACATGGCGATCGGGCCAAGCCGACAGAGAGATGTGTGCCGTCAAGGGAAAACACAGA GACGAGTGCCACAACTTCATCAAAGTGCTGGTGCCCAGAAACGATGACCTGGTGTTCATCTGTGGTACCAACGGCTTCAACCCCATGTGCAGATATTACAGG CTGGATAACCTAGAGTTTGATGGCGAGGAGATCAATGGACTGGCACGATGCCCATTTGACTCCAAGCAAACCAACGTTGCCCTTTTTGCTG aagGGAAGCTGTATTCTGCCACTGTAGCTGACTTCCAGGCCAGTGATTCTGTCATCTATCGCAGCATGGGTGATGGCTCAGCCTTGAGGACCATCAAATATGACTCCAAATGGCTGAAAG aACCTCATTTCCTGCATGCAGCAGAGTATGGGAATTATGTGTACTTTTTCTACCGAGAGATTGCAGTGGAGCACAGCAATCTGGGCAAG GTCGTGTATTCTCGTGTTGCCCGGATCTGTAAGAATGACGTCGGTGGGTCACAGCGGGTGCTGGAGAAGCACTGGACATCTTTTGTGAAGGCGAGGCTGAATTGCTCCGTGCCTGGGGAGTCTTTCTTCTACTTCGACGTGCTCCAGTccatcactgacatcatcaacatcaacgGAGTTCCCTCTGTGGTGGGTGTGTTCACCACCCAGATGAACAG TATTCCAGGGTCAGCGGTGTGTGCCTTCTCCATGGCTGACATAGAGAAAGTATTCTGGGGCCGGTTCAAAGAGCAGAAGACTCCCGACTCCGTGTGGACTCCATTTCCAGAGGAGAAGCTGCCCAAACCTCG ACCCGGGTGCTGCGCAGGTTACGGTCCAGCTGCATCCTTAAAGAGCTCCATTGAGTTCCCGGACGATACCCTGCAGTTCATCAAGTCGCACCCTCTCATGGACACAGCTGTGCCTTCCATAGGGGATGAGCCTTGGTTCACCAAGACTCGCGTCAG gtaCAGACTGACAGCACTGGCTGTGGACAATGAAGCAGGACCTCACAAGAACTACACCGTGGTGTTCATCGGAGCTGAGTCAGGGGTCGTCCTCAAGGTTTTGGCAAAGACCTCCTCTGTTTCCCTGAATGACAGCCTGCTTCTGGAGGAGATAGATGTCTTCAACAAGGCAAA GTGCCTGTCTAACCACGAGGATGACAAGCGTGTCCTCTCGCTGCATGTGGACAAAGACGCTCACAGCCTGTACGTTGCCTTTTCAAGCTGTGTCATCCGTATTCCCCTGAGTCGCTGCGAAAGGCATTCGTCCTGCCACAA GTCCTGCATTGCATCGAGGGATCCGTACTGTGGCTGGAAGCCTCATGGAGCCTGTGAGAGGATACAAGCTGGTGTTTT gTCTGAATATGAGCAGGACATTGAATTAGGAAACACTGCCCACCTGGGAGACTGTCACG ACATGGAGTTTTCATCAGCGCCAGTCACTGTCCACCCCAGTGGGCCCATACACCCCCCAGTACTCATACCCACTCAGAGCCCCAGCTCTGGACCTGGTCCAGAGCTCTACGGCTCAGGCTTTGTGCTGCAGGATGACCCAGCCACCTCCCATTCTTTAGACTCTATCCCAGGGGGCCAAGAGG GTGTGTGGGATATCCAAGCAGGTGAGACCAACCAGATGGTCCACATGAACATCCTCATCACCTGCgtgtttgctgctttcctcATGGGTGCTCTCCTAGCTGGTCTGATTGTTTTCTGCTACCGAGACTCATTCCTCCGTAAGCCAAGACATGTCCACAAGGATGCAGAGTCTGCACCGTCCTGCTCCGATTCCACTGGGAGCTTTGTCAAGCTCAACGGCCTCTTTGACAGCCCCGTGAAG GAGTACCAAACCAACATTGATTCTCCAAAGCTTTACACCAATCTGCTGAGCAATGGCAAAGACGTCAATACAGCCAACGGTGACACCAAGACCATGATCCTGCGGGAAGGCTGTCAGCCGCCTGAGCTGGCTGCCCTGCCTACACCTGAGTCCACCCCTGTGCTTCAGCAGAAAGGTCTGCAGCCCATCAAAAACCAGTGGGAGAGAGCTCAAGGGAAGGCCAGTGGGCCCCGTAAGGAGTCCAACTCATCAGTGAAGAGTCCTCAGTTCCTTCCTTCTTCTACTTCTCCTCCTAACTCTAACTCCCACCCACCTCATCTCACCCTGGGCCATTCCCACATCCCGAGTGCAGTTGTCCTGCCCAATGCCACACATGACCACCCTAACTTTGACAATGGAGATGATACACTGCCACATTCGTCTGAAAAGAAGCTGAAGAATCCAGATCCTAAGGGAAGTCGGAAAGACCAGAAGAGGTCTGTGGATGCCAGAAATACCCTAAATGACCTTTTAAAACACCTCAATGACTCTGTGGCCAACCCCAAGGCCATTCTTCAAGAGGGATCAGGGCCCTGCCCAAGGCAGCAGCTCACACTGGAGCCCATGGAGGAACTGACTGAGGTACCCCCCAGGGTGCCCAGCCGGGAGGCTTCTCTGTACTCTCCCTCATCCTCCCTGCCGAGGCACAGCCCCACCAAGAGGGTTGACGTGCCCATGCCCACCACTCCCACCACGCCAACGGGCAGCCTAAGCATGGGGGGCACCCTGGAGAGGCAAAGAGGGGGCTATCAACTCCACCGGAGTGCCTCTCAAAGGCAGTCCTTATCCACCTCACCAAATGGGGTAACCATGGGGGTGTCTGTGTCTCGCCAACACAGTATGAACAGAGGGGGTTACATGCCCCCAACACCCCCCTCCAGACTTGACTCCCATGGCGGAGTGATGGGGGCAGGAATGCACTCAGCCCACCCATCCTCTGTTTCTCGACAGAGCAGCTACAGTGGGCATTGCTCACTCCCTCGCACGGGGCTTAAACGGACCCCATCAATAAAGCCAGATGTGCCCCCTAAACCCAACGGGTTTTCACCACAGACTCCACAGATGCGAGTGGTCAATAAGTACAGTTATTGA